The genomic DNA GAAGAACACTTAATCTTTCATAAACTACTTCCTCAATTTTAAGAGTTTCCTCGAGATACCCTTTCATCCGTTCTGCAGTTTCCGGAACTAAACCCACGATCATATCGGCAATTTTTTCTTTCAGAACCTCGACTTTTTCAGTGCCGATCAATAATTTCGCGTACGGAATTTTTTCCTTTAATTTCCTCTCGGACAATTCCTTTGATCGCATTACTAATTCACTTACGATCAAATCTCCGCCTTTCCCCAAGAAAATCAATCTCGTCAAATTTTCCGTTGTCAACACACGAGCTGCGATGACGGAAGCGAACTCTTTAGAAACGTCTTTTTGTCTTTTTAGGAATAATCCCTGGTATTTGATAAACAGAAAATTTCTGGGCTCGAGAGGACGAAAAATCATTTGGATAGCAAGCCAGTTTGTTAGATAGCCGACGATTATTCCCATAATAGGCATAGTCCACCATTGATTCAGTATGCCAATAAACGCGACTTGAACGGATCCTATTATGAATCCGAAATATATTCCGGATCTTACGATAAATTTAAATTCGGGACCACCGCATCTACGAAAAACTTCGACTAGATATTTCGTATTCGGCCCGGACAGGGAAGCACGAATGAGTTCGTCAACTTGCAGAACTTTATGTAATTCCTTTCCGAAGGAATGATAGACCTCTTGTATCTTTAGAGGAATTTCCTCCTCAATTTCTTTTTCTAACGCTTCCTTTGATCCCTGAGGAAGCATAGACCAAAGGGCAGGACTTTCGGCAACAAGAACGTTCTTCACGATTTCGTTAGAACGCAATCGAATCAAGTCTCGAATCAAGTCTACGATTTTCGAAGGTTGAATTTTTCGATACAACTCGTAAGGACTTATAAGTCTCGTAATTAAGACATTGGCGATTAACCCGCTCATTTTCACTGCATGGTGAGGAATTATTCCCTGCCAACCTAAGAAGCCGATTCCACGGAATTCATTCGGGAAGAATATCATTTGGACGGCAATGTAATTCGTAATCCATC from Leptospira fainei serovar Hurstbridge str. BUT 6 includes the following:
- a CDS encoding DUF445 family protein, yielding MPEWFHSYPDSIQVISIFLTCSFVGWITNYIAVQMIFFPNEFRGIGFLGWQGIIPHHAVKMSGLIANVLITRLISPYELYRKIQPSKIVDLIRDLIRLRSNEIVKNVLVAESPALWSMLPQGSKEALEKEIEEEIPLKIQEVYHSFGKELHKVLQVDELIRASLSGPNTKYLVEVFRRCGGPEFKFIVRSGIYFGFIIGSVQVAFIGILNQWWTMPIMGIIVGYLTNWLAIQMIFRPLEPRNFLFIKYQGLFLKRQKDVSKEFASVIAARVLTTENLTRLIFLGKGGDLIVSELVMRSKELSERKLKEKIPYAKLLIGTEKVEVLKEKIADMIVGLVPETAERMKGYLEETLKIEEVVYERLSVLPASEFEQLLHSVFKEDETTLIILGALLGGIAGCIQAFVVFTQF